TATCTTTTCTCCAGAATAGAGAAGAAATGAAAGCTGGATTTACCCGGTTCATTTTTGTACGTTTGGAGAAGCTGTAAAGGTAGCGGATATGAGTTGTGTATTGCGCTATAACTTGTAAGGCATGAACTTTAATGTACCCTCTATTTTTCTTACCCTTTTTTATCGTCTTATCTTCATGCTCGGTGGTAGGAGTTCGGACTACCCAAGAGCTCGATTACCAAGTGATCAAGGTTTATGGTGAATATGAGTTGCGGAAGTATAATGATTATAAAGTAGTTCAAACAACTGCAGGTGGCTCATATGAGCAAGCGAGCAGTAAGAACTTTCGGAAGTTATTTAAATATATCACGGGGAATAATCAATCTGAGGCTGATATCTCTATGACAGCACCAGTCAAACTTCAGTCCGTAACGATTGATATGACAGCTCCAGTACAGATACAAAGTGTCGAGGATAGAGGAGGAGAAGGGAGGTACTCAATGCAATTTGTTCTTCCTTCTGAATATCAAGGAGAGAATGCAAAGAAAGCACCCTTAGCGTTAGATCCTTCGGTCACCCTAAGCGTAGTTCCTGCTTCGCGTGTTGCAGTAAAGCGTTTTTCCGGGATTCTTAGTGAAAAAGCGGTAGCCTCTCAAGAGAACCTTCTACGAGATTGGATTCGGCAAGAGGGGCTCACACCCTTAGGGCGGGTTTCAAGTGCAGGGTTTGATCCTCCCTGGACTATTCCGTTTTTTCGTCGTAACGAGGTGATGTTCCGCGTTGAAATAGATTCCCGTGAAGGAGAAAAACAGGGAGAGGAGTGATAATGGGCAAGGGCATAAGCTGCGTCGTGTTCAGTCATGAAGTGTCTTAATTCTTCAGGTATAATCAAAGGCTTACCAGATCCTTATTGAAACTCTATTCCTTCACACAATTAAATTTGAATAAGCTTTGAAAATGCGTTCTGCTATCAAGCGCTAGAAATTTTCATTGGGGGAAATTATGTTTGCCGATCATAAAGCAGACTATGAGGGGAGTTCACGAGGAGCCATCACTGGTTATTTCAATCAGAGTGCTCTAGGAACTCGTCGGTTTGTAGAGCCTAAAGCTCTGATACTATGTGATTTTGTTATGGAGCGGGCCGATGGGGGTCTGCAGGAGTTCATCCCGGGCGACCCGACCCTTAATTCAGAAACTCAAGTTCCGGAAAACCTGCAAAAGTTGTTCAAGCAGTTTTGGACTGAGGAAAAGGAGGGCAACAAAATCATTCAAGTTGTGCTAGGTCAATTGTTCCGACGTATACACGGAAACAGTTTAGGCGAGGACATCGAAGATAAGTCAGTCGACTACCGTGCGATGTTGGGCAATGTAATTCCGGAGCAGGAGGCCTTGGGCTATGTTGTCAATGTGCAGATAGAAATCGAAAGAGAAGCCTTTAAGTTGTTGCAAATTGAGAGGGGGGCTCAGATAGACGATGATAAAAAACGGTTGAGAGATGCGCTAGGCAAAGGTCCTAGAACGGGGGGGATTCTCGCTTTTGAGGAGCGAGTCCTAAAGGAAGTGCTGCAAGAACAACAGCCCGTGAAAAAAGTAATAGCTCGGTTTCTTGATCTCAGGTCTGAAGCCGAGGAAGTATTCTCGGATTCCCCATCATTCGCACGTCTTGCCAAGACCTCTGCGTTAAGAGTTCTGTCAGGAGATTATAAAACAATTGATGAAGCAGAAGAAGATTGGCAATCTTTAAAGCGTCAGGCTACGGAATTGGCTGAAACGATAAGAATGCCCCAAATTTTGCCTGAGGAGGTAGCATACCTT
Above is a genomic segment from bacterium containing:
- a CDS encoding heme-binding protein, producing the protein MYPLFFLPFFIVLSSCSVVGVRTTQELDYQVIKVYGEYELRKYNDYKVVQTTAGGSYEQASSKNFRKLFKYITGNNQSEADISMTAPVKLQSVTIDMTAPVQIQSVEDRGGEGRYSMQFVLPSEYQGENAKKAPLALDPSVTLSVVPASRVAVKRFSGILSEKAVASQENLLRDWIRQEGLTPLGRVSSAGFDPPWTIPFFRRNEVMFRVEIDSREGEKQGEE